The proteins below come from a single Xyrauchen texanus isolate HMW12.3.18 chromosome 1, RBS_HiC_50CHRs, whole genome shotgun sequence genomic window:
- the LOC127645195 gene encoding P2Y purinoceptor 3-like, with protein sequence MTTSVPTVLFENGNGADTQLSSSQNSSITGPCNIDESYKYIFLPICYSFTFVFSITLNSVVLYLSFRHTRRWNASLIYMVNLATTDFMYGLSLPFLVASYVMHDDWVFGDFMCRLVRFLFYFNLYCSIFFLTCISVHRYLGICHPMKTITLETKRAVKGTCVLVWIAVFALTCPIFRFAQTQYLPRRGHQGILGAVVNGKGTNPREEVFNNCWDDAIDREFHDYVPYGITLHFLGFFVPFSIIAWCYSRVVLTIFRTLNSQPHLQGVRSETGRESVAGIAGEGMSIILGAHSPYVNRRRKSIKTIITITLLFALCFFPFHVTRTIFLLLKITSNVQCHTLRMVSICYKITRPLASFNAWLNALLYFLTKEKNGPCCQKPEHTQHGLLWPLRMLGKRAEEENEAEDAGNHKDNGPKAENSTYIDLA encoded by the coding sequence ATGACGACAAGTGTACCTactgttttatttgaaaatggAAATGGGGCAGACACCCAGCTTTCTTCCTCACAAAATTCTTCTATCACTGGCCCCTGCAATATTGATGAGTCCTACAAGTACATTTTCTTACCCATTTGCTACTCCTTTACCTTTGTCTTCAGTATCACCCTTAATTCTGTGGTTCTATACCTTTCCTTTCGACACACTAGACGCTGGAATGCGTCCCTGATCTACATGGTGAACCTGGCCACAACAGACTTCATGTATGGTTTATCCTTGCCCTTCCTGGTGGCCAGTTACGTCATGCATGATGACTGGGTGTTTGGAGACTTCATGTGCCGCCTGGTGCGCTTCTTATTCTACTTCAATCTCTACTGCAGCATCTTCTTCCTCACTTGCATCTCAGTGCATCGCTACCTGGGTATCTGTCACCCTATGAAGACCATTACATTGGAAACGAAACGAGCAGTGAAGGGGACTTGTGTTTTGGTATGGATTGCTGTTTTTGCACTAACATGTCCAATTTTCCGTTTTGCACAGACTCAGTATCTGCCACGTAGAGGGCATCAAGGGATTTTGGGAGCAGTTGTAAATGGGAAAGGCACGAATCCAAGGGAGGAGGTGTTCAATAATTGCTGGGATGATGCAATTGATAGGGAGTTCCATGATTACGTTCCTTATGGGATCACACTTCATTTCTTGGGTTTTTTTGTGCCATTTAGCATCATTGCCTGGTGCTACTCCCGTGTAGTGTTAACAATATTTCGGACACTGAACTCTCAACCCCATCTTCAAGGAGTCAGGAGTGAGACAGGCCGTGAAAGTGTGGCTGGAATAGCTGGAGAGGGCATGTCTATCATCTTGGGCGCCCATTCACCTTACGTGAACAGGCGTCGCAAGTCCATCAAAACCATAATCACTATCACTTTACTTTTTGCCCTTTGCTTCTTCCCCTTCCATGTCACTCGCACCATTTTCTTGTTGCTGAAAATTACAAGCAATGTGCAGTGCCATACCTTGCGCATGGTCTCCATCTGTTATAAAATTACTCGACCTCTGGCCTCCTTCAATGCCTGGCTAAATGCACTGCTCTATTTCCTGACTAAAGAGAAAAATGGGCCGTGTTGTCAAAAACCTGAACATACCCAGCATGGACTCCTATGGCCACTGAGAATGCTGGGAAAAAGAGCAGAAGAGGAGAATGAAGCTGAGGATGCAGGGAACCACAAGGATAATGGCCCCAAAGCGGAAAACAGTACATACATAGATCTAGCTTAA